In Electrophorus electricus isolate fEleEle1 chromosome 6, fEleEle1.pri, whole genome shotgun sequence, a single genomic region encodes these proteins:
- the LOC113589130 gene encoding rho GTPase-activating protein 35-like: MMAKKQDSRAATYNLVVVGLSGTEKEKGQCGVGKSCLCNRFVRPSADDFHLDHTSVLSTSDFGGRVVNNDHFLFWGEVERVLEDGTECRMHVVEQTEFIDDQTFQPHRSTALQPYIKRAASTKLASAEKLMYFCTDQLGLEQDFEQKQMPEGKLQVDGFLLCVDVSRGMNRNFDDQMKFVTNLYNHLGKTKKPVVLVLTKCDEGVERYIKDSHTFAITKKNLQVVETSARSNVNVDLAFLTLLQLIDKGRGKAKIIPYFEALKHQSQLIASAKDRYEWLVNHMVKNHNETWPNISRRMQTSPEYKEYVFLEGTAKAKKLFQQHIHRLKQEHIERRRKGYLSTLPLALNSLVSELDEIEHLSWAGVQKVLESKKDFDHWFVVLEDAPWEDTPHLDNMEDERIPFDVLDTTAAEIIFDAHLEHLRNECRRAEMRHEFKMKLASSPFVTPGKPWEEARSFIMNEDFYQWLEEPEYLDIYNRHQKVIIDRAKEDFQELLLEYSELFYELEVDAKPSKEKMGAIQEVLGDEQRFKALQKLQAERDALVLKHIHFVYHPTKDTCPSCPHCVDNKIEQILALCFPTRYPSFGKFHINESKADRINLVILGKDGLARELANEIRSLCTNDDRYVLDGKMYELVLRPIEGNVRLPVNSFHTTTFTPHGCLCLYNSKESLSYVMESIEKLRESTLGRRENHIAQLPLSLLLITKRGVGALGDIGGETAQTLISQGQQVALRLQCHFLEPASPGSGYGRNVNERQINQVLRGLLDSKRNVFRSSSPPPPPLPPSIRDLQQDQSPEADLRIVMCLMCGDSYDVDQLLAPFLLPQHCRPTSPHCSSTSVLLEQIVSGHRQTIELSLLSYHASFTMRKSRLVHGYIGVYSARRKASLETLCAFLCEVPDIIPVQLLAVGETQAELTDSDYARELLVQGEELAHEIEGRFTSVVCGPGGVVGGHHRIDLLQPFLMEVVEKRTLVEATHMYDNVAEACSTNENVYSPHCGSPSPVTMLLDSEEDMEASPPYHDGTLTSHSGFRLPDLDSADTFSVISELSTFENKLNHKAPLQVRPRPSVTFDLRKHNFNPYMDPVSHRRSLTSNVTWPPGGDGVYDPSDYAEPMDAVTKPRPSHEENIYSVPHDSTQGKIITIRNSNRMHSNGGGNGSDSEGDGSSLERRRKFSAAGVKPRLYRDRSKRLGKFSSFRTSFSICSDDELGVLPKTKEDEVTALKGETLIEEVDDPKKKNILRSLRRPGKKTRLKPRHSISKPLESNYFGVPLVSVVSSDRPIPLFIDKCIRFIEATGLTTEGIYRVSGNKAEMESMQRQFEQDHGLDLVEKDFTVNTVAGALKSFFSELPEPLVPYSAQVELVEAYKINEREQRLQTMKDILRRFPRENYEVFKHVMSHLNKVSQWNRVNLMTSENLSICFWPTLMRPDFTTMDALTATRTYQTIIETFIHQCAFFFYNQAAAESPTGPFGLPGPLVPSGLPPSPTAAPSCIAPSPHFSPLLQSPPRSPPPSPHTVPAEPQTL, translated from the exons ATGATGGCTAAGAAGCAAGATTCACGGGCGGCCACATACAACTTGGTTGTTGTTGGTCTCTCGGGCACTGAAAAGGAGAAAGGCCAGTGTGGTGTTGGCAAGTCTTGCCTTTGTAATCGCTTTGTCCGCCCTAGCGCAGATGACTTTCATCTTGATCACACATCAGTATTAAGCACCAGCGATTTTGGTGGCCGAGTTGTCAACAATGACCACTTCCTGTTTTGGGGAGAAGTGGAGCGGGTTTTGGAAGATGGTACAGAGTGCAGGATGCATGTGGTCGAGCAGACCGAGTTCATTGATGACCAGACATTTCAGCCACATCGTAGCACAGCTTTGCAGCCTTATATTAAAAGAGCAGCCTCCACAAAACTGGCTTCTGCAGAAAAGCTCATGTATTTTTGTACAGACCAATTGGGCCTGGAACAAGACTTTGAGCAAAAGCAAATGCCAGAGGGCAAGCTACAGGTAGATGGCTTTCTACTCTGTGTAGATGTCAGTCGAGGGATGAATCGCAACTTTGATGACCAAATGAAGTTTGTCACCAACCTTTATAATCACCTAGGAAAGACAAAGAAACCTGTCGTTCTGGTTCTCACTAAGTGTGACGAAGGTGTTGAGCGTTATATCAAGGACTCTCATACATTTGCTATCACTAAGAAGAACTTGCAGGTTGTTGAAACATCAGCTCGATCTAATGTCAATGTGGACTTAGCTTTTCTTACCTTGCTTCAGCTGATTGATAAGGGAAGAGGCAAAGCTAAGATAATACCTTACTTTGAGGCCCTGAAGCATCAAAGTCAACTAATTGCTTCTGCGAAGGACCGCTATGAATGGTTGGTGAACCATATGGTAAAGAATCACAATGAGACCTGGCCCAATATCAGCCGGCGCATGCAGACATCACCAGAATACAAGGAATATGTTTTTTTAGAAGGTACAGCCAAGGCAAAAAAGCTTTTCCAGCAGCATATTCATCGCCTGAAACAAGAGCACATTGAAAGACGTCGTAAAGGATATTTAAGTACTCTTCCATTGGCATTGAACTCCTTAGTATCTGAATTAGATGAAATTGAACATTTGAGCTGGGCTGGGGTGCAGAAGGTGCTTGAGTCCAAAAAGGACTTTGACCATTGGTTTGTGGTACTGGAAGATGCACCATGGGAGGACACCCCACATCTCGACAATATGGAAGATGAACGAATACCCTTCGATGTGCTGGACACGACTGCAGCAGAAATCATCTTTGATGCACACCTTGAACATTTGCGGAATGAGTGCAGGCGTGCCGAGATGCGCCATGAGTTCAAGATGAAACTGGCATCATCACCCTTTGTCACCCCTGGCAAGCCATGGGAAGAAGCACGCAGTTTCATAATGAATGAAGATTTCTACCAGTGGCTGGAGGAGCCAGAATACTTGGACATCTACAACAGACACCAGAAGGTGATCATTGACAGGGCGAAGGAGGATTTCCAGGAACTTCTGTTGGAGTATTCTGAGCTTTTCTATGAACTTGAAGTGGATGCCAAGCCAAGTAAAGAAAAGATGGGAGCAATTCAGGAAGTACTTGGGGATGAGCAACGCTTCAAGGCATTACAGAAGTTACAGGCTGAGAGAGATGCTTTAGTTCTAAAGCACATTCATTTTGTCTACCACCCAACTAAGGATACCTGCCCTAGCTGCCCACACTGTGTTGACAACAAGATCGAACAAATATTAGCCTTGTGTTTCCCCACACGCTACCCTTCCTTTGGAAAGTTCCATATAAATGAAAGCAAAGCAGACAGGATAAACCTAGTTATCTTGGGTAAAGATGGTTTAGCAAGAGAGTTAGCTAATGAGATTCGGTCTTTGTGTACCAATGATGACCGCTATGTGCTTGATGGTAAAATGTATGAGCTAGTACTTAGGCCCATTGAGGGCAACGTGAGGCTTCCTGTCAACTCCTTCCATACAACCACTTTCACACCTCATGGGTGCCTGTGTTTGTACAATTCCAAGGAGTCTTTGTCTTATGTAATGGAGAGTATTGAGAAGTTGCGAGAGTCCACACTTGGCAGAAGGGAGAACCATATAGCCCaacttcctctgtctcttttgttAATCACGAAAAGAGGAGTGGGAGCACTGGGTGACATTGGTGGGGAGACTGCCCAAACCCTAATCTCCCAGGGCCAGCAGGTAGCTCTAAGACTTCAGTGTCATTTTTTGGAACCTGCCTCCCCAGGTTCAGGATATGGGCGAAATGTGAATGAAAGACAGATAAACCAGGTCTTAAGGGGTCTGTTGGACTCCAAGAGAAATGTGTTCCGTAGCAgttccccacctccaccccctctgCCTCCAAGCATCAGAGATTTACAGCAGGATCAGAGTCCGGAGGCAGACCTGCGTATTGTCATGTGCCTAATGTGTGGAGATTCCTATGACGTAGATCAACTTCTCGCGCCATTCTTGCTGCCTCAGCACTGCAGACCAACATCTCCCCACTGCAGCAGTACATCAGTGCTGCTGGAGCAGATAGTCAGTGGCCACAGACAGACAATAGAACTGTCTCTGCTGTCCTATCATGCTTCCTTTACCATGCGTAAAAGTCGGCTGGTACATGGGTATATAGGTGTTTACTCTGCTCGTCGTAAGGCCTCattggaaaccttgtgtgccTTCCTCTGTGAGGTTCCTGATATCATTCCAGTCCAGTTGCTAGCTGTAGGAGAAACCCAGGCAGAGCTCACAGACTCTGATTATGCGCGAGAACTACTGGTCCAGGGTGAGGAACTAGCCCATGAAATTGAGGGCCGTTTTACCAGTGTGGTCTGTGGACCAGGAGGAGTTGTTGGAGGACATCACAGAATAGACCTTCTACAACCCTTCTTaatggaggtggtggagaaaaGAACTCTTGTTGAGGCCACTCACATGTATGATAATGTTGCAGAGGCCTGTAGCACAAATGAGAATGTGTATTCACCTCATTGTGGCTCCCCTAGTCCTGTCACGATGCTGTTAGACTCTGAAGAAGACATGGAAGCATCCCCGCCTTACCATGATGGTACACTCACCTCTCATAGTGGATTCAGACTGCCTGACCTGGATTCAGCTGACACGTTCTCTGTCATCTCTGAACTTAGCACCTTTGAAAATAAGCTGAACCACAAAGCACCTCTACAAGTGAGGCCCAGACCTAGTGTCACATTTGACCTTAGAAAGCACAACTTTAACCCCTATATGGATCCAGTCAGCCATCGGCGGTCTCTTACTTCTAATGTGACCTGGCCTCCTGGTGGGGATGGTGTCTACGATCCTTCTGATTATGCTGAGCCTATGGATGCTGTTACCAAGCCGAGACCCAGCCATGAAGAGAACATCTACTCTGTGCCTCAtgacagcacacagggtaaGATCATAACGATCCGTAACTCCAACAGGATGCACTCTAATGGAGGTGGTAACGGCTCTGACAGCGAAGGGGATGGCAGCTCTTTAGAGCGTCGGCGCAAGTTCTCTGCGGCAGGTGTGAAGCCTCGGCTTTACCGGGATCGTTCCAAGCGTCTGGGCAAGTTCAGCAGCTTCCGCACCAGTTTTTCCATTTGCAGTGATGATGAACTTGGTGTCCTTCCGAAGACAAAGGAGGATGAAGTAACAGCACTGAAGGGAGAAACACTTATTGAGGAAGTAGATGATCCAAAGAAGAAGAACATTCTGAGGAGCCTTCGCCGACCAGGCAAA AAAACCAGGCTAAAGCCCCGCCACTCGATCTCTAAACCTCTGGAGAGTAATTACTTTGGGGTGCCTTTGGTTAGTGTTGTGTCATCTGACCGACCCATCCCACTGTTCATTGACAAATGCATCCGCTTCATTGAGGCCACAG GTTTGACTACAGAGGGTATATATAGGGTGAGTGGAAAcaaggcagagatggagagcaTGCAGAGACAGTTTGAACAGG ACCACGGTCTGGACCTGGTGGAGAAGGATTTCACAGTCAACACGGTAGCTGGAGCTCTGAAGAGCTTTTTCTCAGAGCTACCAGAACCCTTGGTTCCGTACAGTGCAcaggtggagctggtggaggcTTACA AGATAAATGAGCGGGAGCAGAGGCTGCAGACCATGAAGGACATCCTGAGGAGATTTCCCCGTGAGAACTATGAAGTCTTCAAGCACGTCATGAGTCACTTGAACAA AGTCAGCCAGTGGAACCGAGTGAACCTAATGACCAGCGAGAACCTGTCCATCTGTTTCTGGCCAACTCTGATGCGACCCGACTTCACCACAATGGATGCGCTGACGGCCACTAGAACCTACCAGACAATCATCGAAACCTTCATCCATCAGTGCGCCTTCTTCTTCTATAACCAGGCGGCCGCAGAGTCACCCACCGGGCCCTTTGGCCTGCCCGGACCCCTGGTGCCATCAGGGTTGCCCCCGTCCCCCACGGCTGCCCCATCATGTATTGCCCCATCCCCGCACTTCAGCCCCCTGCTGCAGTCACCTCCCCGCTCACCCCCCCCAAGCCCCCACACTGTCCCAGCCGAACCACAGACACTGTGA
- the fxyd2 gene encoding sodium/potassium-transporting ATPase subunit gamma produces the protein MRQETPLYSDDDFTYDYEVIRRGGLIFAAVLFCLGIAIIFSKRLTCGDKRPTKPMNTDEL, from the exons ATGAGACAAG aaacaccTCTGTACTCTGATGATGACTTCACCTATG ATTATGAGGTTATTAGAAGAGGAGGACTGATCTTCGCTGCcgtgctgttttgtttgggtaTTGCAATCATATTCA GCAAAAGGCTCACCTGTGGGGATAAACGGCCAACCAA GCCCATGAACACAGATGAACTTTAA
- the LOC118241588 gene encoding apoptosis-associated speck-like protein containing a CARD, translated as MELTVANFINKVQKKHEGSTYFETSSRCQLIPGRKYKASCDPYEPQPKLAEFDCHYGPNHHPTFVVFSEAEDITVSVLDEDGMEVWEPHQVFMISEKMEKCQSAEKTPAEVHFVDKHMDKLIGRVTSVMEIADCLLSKKMITDETYDKIHTEKTPQEQMRILIQALRSGGQNMKDEFYRILKEKQPFLIKDLETGPSKV; from the exons ATGGAACTCACTGTGGCAAATTTTATTAATAAG GTGCAGAAAAAGCATGAAGGCAGTACATATTTTGAAACCAGCTCCAGATGCCAGCTGATTCCTGGTAGAAAATACAAAGCATCATGTGATCCATATGAACCCCAGCCAAAG CTTGCAGAGTTTGACTGTCACTATGGCCCCAACCATCACCCCACTTTTGTGGTCTTCTCTGAGGCTGAAGATATTACAGTGAGTGTTTTAGATGAAGATGGAATGGAGGTGTGGGAGCCACATCAGGTCTTTATGATAAGTGAAAAAATGGAGAAAT GTCAGAGTGCAGAGAAAACGCCAGCAG AAGTTCACTTTGTGGATAAACACATGGACAAGCTCATCGGTCGAGTCACCTCAGTAATGGAGATAGCAGACTGTCTACTAAGCAAAAAGATGATTACTGATGAAACGTACGACAaaatacacactgaaaaaaCCCCACAGGAGCAAATGAGGATCTTAATCCAAGCACTTAGGTCAGGAGGCCAAAACATGAAAGATGAATTCTATAGAATACTTAAAGAGAAGCAGCCGTTCTTAATAAAAGATCTGGAGACTGGACCCAGCAAGGTGtaa